In a single window of the Olivibacter sp. SDN3 genome:
- a CDS encoding McrC family protein, with protein sequence MKRITSFEFGPSFDVTSRKELEGYLHAVWKVYYSYEDGASTSLSLTEDNVTRQGILRFDGNTARARNFIGFLQSEYESIEIYPKIFRGANMEKSVMLKHLFYWFDYCRKWKFPFTDVNLSNLQDIDLPELILNLIANQFHGVVSTNPISLYQDMEEAMLKPKGSINFNRYISNSIANGNFHMLECDHQPMEFDNRLNRTIKYVARLLLAKSSFPETRQKLEDIIFILDEAEDQVCQASFLDHIPISPFYQDYQTTIGLCRMVLEQHIYNHHYEDSKHWSLLLPMEYVFEDFIAGFLERYFSEDWEVKYQKSDMYLTDEKAFQMQHDIFLVSKKDKSIKIIVDTKYKLRGNFKEDKKKGIAQNDLYQMTSYAFRRDCSSVLLLYPNQCDILSEPDIFHISNAHQSQVIKVTAAEIPFWSLFGHQNIDSELYTSLLVLLANLSTSQTPNTYFQLQ encoded by the coding sequence ATGAAACGCATAACTAGCTTCGAATTCGGACCATCTTTCGACGTCACTTCCAGAAAGGAATTGGAGGGATACCTTCATGCGGTTTGGAAAGTCTATTACAGTTATGAAGATGGGGCTTCAACTTCACTCAGCCTGACTGAAGATAATGTTACTCGGCAAGGTATACTTCGGTTTGACGGTAATACTGCGAGAGCAAGAAATTTTATTGGATTCCTTCAAAGCGAGTATGAATCCATCGAGATATATCCGAAAATATTTCGTGGGGCTAATATGGAGAAGAGTGTGATGCTTAAACATCTCTTTTATTGGTTTGACTATTGTCGAAAATGGAAGTTTCCTTTCACGGACGTAAACCTGAGTAACTTACAAGATATCGATCTACCCGAATTGATCCTAAATTTGATCGCTAATCAATTTCACGGAGTTGTTTCCACAAATCCGATTTCACTTTATCAAGACATGGAAGAGGCTATGCTGAAGCCAAAAGGTTCGATAAACTTCAACCGTTATATCTCAAACAGCATAGCTAATGGTAACTTTCATATGTTGGAGTGTGACCATCAGCCGATGGAATTCGATAATCGCCTTAATCGGACGATTAAATATGTCGCTCGGTTACTATTGGCCAAATCTTCATTTCCCGAAACCCGTCAAAAGTTGGAGGATATTATTTTCATATTGGATGAGGCAGAAGATCAGGTGTGCCAGGCCTCTTTTTTAGACCATATTCCAATCAGTCCGTTTTATCAGGACTATCAAACAACAATCGGGTTGTGTCGTATGGTATTAGAGCAACATATCTATAATCACCATTATGAGGATTCAAAGCATTGGTCTCTACTTTTGCCGATGGAATATGTGTTCGAGGATTTCATTGCAGGATTTCTCGAACGTTATTTTTCGGAAGATTGGGAAGTGAAATATCAAAAATCAGATATGTACTTGACGGATGAAAAGGCGTTTCAGATGCAACATGATATTTTTTTAGTGTCGAAGAAAGATAAATCGATTAAAATTATCGTTGACACTAAGTATAAGTTGCGAGGTAATTTTAAAGAGGATAAGAAAAAAGGGATAGCGCAAAATGATCTGTACCAAATGACTTCCTATGCATTTCGAAGAGACTGTAGCAGTGTACTACTCTTATATCCTAATCAGTGTGATATTTTGAGTGAACCGGATATCTTTCATATTTCGAATGCTCATCAATCCCAAGTTATTAAAGTCACAGCAGCAGAAATTCCGTTTTGGTCGCTTTTTGGCCATCAAAATATAGATAGCGAACTTTATACCTCATTGTTGGTTTTATTAGCTAACCTATCGACTTCACAAACTCCAAATACCTATTTCCAGCTTCAGTAA
- a CDS encoding AAA family ATPase, which yields MKIKSLWISKYKNVENIELKFDTDLISLMVGQNGFGKSNLLEALSLIFRDLDLMDTLSDYEDWPYDSRHFEYKIHYQCKGLDIKINSLKSEFHVYVKKIGDQHDFEDINFSEFRKNKQISYLPDYVVGYYSGENKRIRETIKPYEETIIKDLKSNKGLDSGFRKMFFAENFHGQMILLTLLLYRNDNNSFSRCVNDLLDNYLSFHELEEFGIRLNSPDWFDPRRKEHQVYGVNQLEENLQINDSNIFPFWNAKGKANKILQLLYEENDEAPIYYEEKEKDRLSKEYLELNSIKLTNKLKEIFPKPIDFFDAFETLYCAGLLSSIHLKVKNKNNLIYEFAELSEGEQQLVTVLGLVLITGKDDCLFLLDEPDTHLNPKWQRDYIKLLTNFNLNDDNSHIFVATHSPLIVQAVEGKFDILLYHLNEEENIQIDNDPQIISNWRIDQVLASKYFGIENTRPINTDDFLKLKQEIIRKGDLTDADKMKLKELEDELGYLPLGETITEIESLAFLNKLANKDDLH from the coding sequence GTGAAAATAAAATCATTGTGGATTTCTAAGTATAAAAATGTAGAAAATATTGAACTGAAATTCGATACTGATCTGATTTCCTTGATGGTTGGTCAAAATGGTTTTGGAAAATCTAATCTTTTAGAAGCATTATCGTTGATATTCCGAGATCTAGATTTGATGGATACACTGTCCGACTACGAAGATTGGCCATATGACAGTAGGCATTTTGAATATAAAATACACTATCAGTGCAAAGGTTTAGACATTAAAATAAATAGTTTAAAAAGTGAGTTTCACGTCTATGTTAAAAAAATCGGCGACCAGCACGATTTTGAGGATATTAATTTTTCTGAGTTCAGAAAAAACAAGCAAATTAGCTATCTTCCAGATTACGTAGTTGGCTACTACTCAGGTGAAAATAAACGCATTAGAGAAACGATTAAACCATATGAGGAAACTATCATAAAAGATTTGAAAAGTAATAAGGGGCTTGACAGTGGTTTTCGGAAAATGTTTTTTGCTGAAAACTTTCATGGTCAAATGATCTTGCTGACACTTTTATTATATCGCAATGATAACAACAGCTTTTCAAGATGTGTAAATGATCTACTTGACAATTACCTAAGTTTTCATGAATTAGAGGAGTTTGGTATACGACTTAACAGTCCAGATTGGTTTGATCCAAGGAGAAAGGAACACCAAGTTTATGGGGTTAATCAGTTGGAAGAAAATCTACAAATAAACGATTCGAACATTTTTCCATTTTGGAATGCAAAAGGTAAAGCGAATAAAATTCTTCAATTACTTTATGAAGAGAATGACGAAGCTCCAATATACTACGAAGAGAAGGAAAAAGATAGACTGTCCAAAGAGTATCTAGAGCTTAACAGTATCAAGCTAACAAATAAACTCAAGGAAATTTTCCCGAAGCCCATTGATTTTTTTGATGCGTTTGAGACTCTATACTGTGCAGGTCTTCTCTCATCGATTCATCTGAAAGTGAAAAATAAGAATAACCTTATTTATGAATTTGCGGAATTAAGCGAAGGAGAACAGCAGTTGGTCACTGTCCTCGGGTTAGTTCTAATTACTGGTAAAGATGACTGTCTTTTTTTGTTAGATGAGCCTGACACACATTTAAATCCTAAATGGCAAAGAGATTACATTAAGCTATTGACTAATTTTAATCTCAACGACGATAATTCACATATTTTTGTTGCAACTCATAGCCCATTAATTGTCCAGGCTGTGGAGGGTAAATTTGATATCCTCTTATATCACTTAAACGAGGAAGAAAATATTCAAATCGATAATGATCCGCAAATTATTTCCAATTGGAGAATAGATCAGGTGCTTGCTAGTAAATATTTTGGAATTGAAAATACTCGACCAATAAATACAGATGATTTCCTCAAACTAAAGCAAGAGATTATTAGAAAAGGTGACCTGACGGATGCAGATAAAATGAAACTAAAGGAGTTGGAGGACGAACTTGGATATCTACCACTTGGCGAGACTATTACTGAAATAGAGAGTTTAGCTTTTCTCAACAAATTGGCGAATAAGGATGATTTACATTAA
- a CDS encoding McrB family protein encodes MEPQEIRAVQNTKYLYSWVPFYKKVVEMLATYKHNQVGLIDVLAQIGVDQLNDKDENGDILLDEIDPLTFLSYLNKYGDNKRVQLMNNLSKLWNLGIEIYDACGIPTSNAQKVWLFPYKRDRHNQEITRLWAFFDAVMEDRLSDDILQDVITIQSIGWTKITEGLFLLKPKKYLPLNKVVLPLLAEKGIQTKFRSLDEIKKINAAAKESFNLPFYQLSYEAWLYADRGKKKHRFWRVGTTSGRNKQSVLEEMYENNVVSIGWNDLGDLYKLPTLNKSALQKELIQTYDQDKRTSSRKAGEILNFATDLNRNDYVVAMEGHTVKAIARALDDRYHYDASLVFAHVKPVEWLAKDINDIQISEGLQTTFVELTAKDSINKLQELLNISETKKKELDNMVDKGSLNQILFGPPGTGKTYNSIDKAVHIATGESGNHAENKLIFDQLRIEGQIEFVTFHQGYSYEDFMVGIKPNTDTEQLTFKPHKGIFYRLVERAKANYVAYKNNKQEVKSFDIVFEDLIAPLEKGQTIDIPMEGGNAFTITDVDNGTIRFKKPNGSDRHTLSVDTLKAIVEGKRQFHSGLGAYYKPLVQRVQELQQPVSANTPLKNFVIIIDEINRANISKVFGELITLLEDDKRMGAENALALALPNGEPDFSIPPNVYIIGTMNTADKSIALVDIALRRRFEFEGYYPDYETLANFNAAHSNVLQRVNEAIYTRKKTADFLIGHGYFMKTEPLETILLKKVIPLLMEYFSGRTEEVQSILKAAGINAEYNTQRYIWIINATMFDETHN; translated from the coding sequence ATGGAACCACAAGAAATAAGAGCAGTTCAGAACACAAAATACCTATACAGCTGGGTGCCATTCTACAAGAAGGTGGTGGAGATGTTAGCTACCTATAAACACAATCAGGTTGGTTTGATTGATGTACTGGCACAAATTGGTGTGGATCAACTGAATGATAAAGACGAAAACGGTGATATCCTATTAGATGAAATAGATCCATTGACTTTTCTTTCCTATCTAAACAAATATGGGGATAACAAGCGTGTCCAATTGATGAACAATCTTTCTAAGTTATGGAATTTGGGCATTGAGATATATGATGCTTGTGGTATACCAACATCTAATGCGCAGAAAGTATGGCTATTTCCATATAAGCGGGATCGCCATAATCAAGAAATAACCAGATTATGGGCCTTTTTTGATGCCGTCATGGAAGACCGTCTTAGTGATGATATTTTGCAAGATGTTATCACCATTCAAAGTATAGGGTGGACTAAGATTACTGAAGGATTGTTCTTGTTAAAGCCGAAAAAATATTTGCCGCTCAATAAAGTAGTCTTACCCCTATTGGCCGAGAAAGGCATCCAAACTAAATTTAGAAGTTTAGATGAAATTAAGAAAATTAATGCGGCTGCAAAGGAGTCATTTAATCTTCCATTTTATCAATTATCTTATGAAGCGTGGCTATACGCTGATCGAGGTAAGAAGAAACACCGGTTCTGGCGTGTCGGAACTACCTCAGGCAGGAATAAACAAAGCGTATTAGAAGAAATGTATGAAAATAATGTCGTATCCATCGGATGGAATGATTTGGGAGATTTATACAAGTTACCTACCCTGAATAAGTCAGCGCTTCAAAAAGAACTTATTCAAACATACGATCAAGATAAACGAACATCTTCGCGTAAAGCAGGAGAGATTCTTAATTTCGCCACGGACTTAAATCGCAATGATTATGTCGTTGCTATGGAGGGACATACGGTGAAAGCTATAGCGCGGGCGCTTGATGATAGGTACCATTACGATGCATCATTAGTTTTTGCACATGTAAAGCCCGTTGAATGGTTGGCTAAGGATATCAATGACATCCAAATTTCTGAAGGTTTGCAGACCACTTTTGTTGAGCTTACCGCTAAGGATTCGATCAATAAACTTCAAGAATTATTGAATATTTCAGAAACGAAAAAAAAAGAGCTGGATAATATGGTTGACAAAGGTTCGTTAAACCAAATACTTTTCGGACCTCCGGGGACGGGAAAGACCTATAATAGCATTGATAAAGCCGTACACATAGCTACAGGGGAATCTGGAAATCATGCAGAAAATAAATTAATATTTGACCAACTGAGAATAGAAGGACAAATAGAGTTTGTCACCTTCCATCAAGGATATTCCTACGAGGATTTTATGGTGGGTATTAAACCTAATACGGATACCGAACAGTTGACCTTCAAACCGCATAAAGGAATTTTCTATCGATTGGTAGAACGGGCAAAAGCAAATTACGTTGCTTACAAAAATAACAAGCAGGAAGTAAAATCATTCGACATTGTCTTTGAAGATTTGATTGCTCCACTAGAAAAGGGTCAGACAATTGATATACCAATGGAAGGTGGTAACGCTTTTACCATTACAGACGTTGACAATGGCACCATACGCTTTAAAAAACCAAACGGCTCTGATCGGCATACCTTAAGCGTAGATACGTTAAAAGCAATTGTTGAAGGAAAACGACAGTTTCACTCTGGTTTGGGAGCTTATTATAAGCCGTTAGTACAACGGGTTCAGGAGCTGCAACAGCCTGTATCAGCCAATACCCCGTTGAAAAACTTCGTAATCATTATTGACGAAATCAACCGAGCCAATATATCTAAGGTATTTGGTGAACTGATCACCCTGCTCGAAGACGATAAGCGTATGGGAGCAGAAAATGCACTGGCCTTAGCTTTGCCGAATGGTGAGCCTGATTTCAGTATTCCCCCCAATGTTTATATTATCGGTACGATGAATACAGCCGATAAATCAATTGCCTTAGTAGATATTGCGCTTCGTCGCCGTTTTGAGTTCGAAGGATATTATCCAGATTATGAAACATTAGCTAACTTTAATGCTGCGCACAGTAACGTATTGCAAAGAGTTAATGAAGCCATCTATACACGTAAGAAAACAGCCGATTTTCTTATCGGCCATGGCTATTTTATGAAAACGGAACCCCTGGAGACAATTTTGCTCAAAAAGGTCATTCCTCTGCTGATGGAATATTTTTCCGGACGCACAGAAGAAGTTCAATCTATTTTGAAGGCTGCAGGTATTAATGCAGAATATAATACGCAGCGTTATATCTGGATTATAAATGCGACTATGTTCGATGAAACGCATAACTAG
- a CDS encoding ATP-binding protein → MEILSFPGPIPPVDVQILNHQRRIVARDYRNRRIGDFLKELDLTEGRGTGFPTIYRTMHKNDSPDPIFETDDQSTHFLTILPARQEKSDQASIEVKDLVFKELGDVVAFFKLPSNQASNQASNQVQEVINRTVHDKVIPILETATQWVSSRDLLTQIGLSVQSKNKNRYLTPLLKIGWLQLEYPENQTHPNQRYKITEAGNRYLEFVKSIG, encoded by the coding sequence ATCGAAATATTAAGCTTTCCGGGTCCAATTCCACCCGTGGATGTTCAAATACTAAATCACCAAAGGCGGATAGTTGCCCGGGATTATCGGAATCGTCGTATCGGTGATTTTTTAAAAGAATTGGACCTTACTGAAGGACGAGGTACAGGTTTTCCAACCATATACCGCACTATGCATAAAAACGATTCTCCTGATCCTATTTTTGAAACCGATGATCAAAGCACCCATTTCTTGACTATTCTACCTGCCCGTCAAGAAAAAAGTGACCAAGCTAGTATCGAAGTTAAAGATTTGGTATTTAAAGAATTAGGCGATGTTGTGGCTTTTTTTAAATTACCGAGTAACCAAGCTAGTAACCAAGCTAGTAACCAAGTTCAAGAGGTAATCAATAGAACGGTACATGATAAAGTTATCCCTATTTTAGAAACTGCCACACAATGGGTTTCTAGCAGAGATTTACTTACTCAAATAGGTCTTAGTGTACAGTCCAAGAATAAAAACCGTTACCTAACTCCACTGCTTAAAATAGGATGGCTTCAACTGGAATATCCTGAAAATCAAACCCACCCTAATCAGCGGTATAAGATTACTGAAGCTGGAAATAGGTATTTGGAGTTTGTGAAGTCGATAGGTTAG
- a CDS encoding DUF5675 family protein — MMVVVELLRTYSEQGTNGEVWIDGELICYTIELPWRDNVRNTSCIPEGSYPLAKRYSKKFGWHVAVKDVPERSAILFHPANDAKKELRGCIAPVSQLSGAGMGTQSRLAFDKFKQCIYSALDQEKEVNLVILKKEEK; from the coding sequence ATGATGGTAGTGGTCGAACTGTTGCGGACTTATAGTGAGCAGGGTACGAATGGTGAGGTCTGGATAGATGGCGAATTGATTTGTTATACCATTGAACTGCCCTGGCGCGATAATGTCCGCAATACTTCCTGTATCCCGGAAGGAAGCTATCCACTGGCCAAGCGATACAGCAAAAAGTTTGGCTGGCATGTGGCCGTAAAAGACGTGCCAGAACGCAGCGCGATCTTATTCCATCCAGCGAATGACGCGAAGAAGGAATTAAGAGGATGTATAGCACCGGTTAGCCAACTATCGGGTGCCGGCATGGGAACACAGTCACGATTGGCATTTGACAAATTCAAACAATGTATCTACTCGGCATTGGACCAAGAAAAAGAGGTGAATTTGGTGATTTTAAAAAAGGAAGAAAAATGA
- a CDS encoding helix-turn-helix domain-containing protein yields the protein MALPVNIEDLLHGQVVEWERLEFKRGWNPEEVIHTICAFANDLNNWGGGYIVIGIAEQNGQAVFPAEGIDPQRIDSIQGEVLSLANQLQPNYFPRMQPYVLNGRHILVLWCPAGDHRPYTAPSTQGKGAQRYSYIRYGSRSIIAKGENLQRLIELTARIPFDDRINRQATINDFDLGLIQAFLQEIKSNLYEESQKMSLAELSRSMHIAKGANEDLYPVNVGLLFFNRTPEKFFSRAWIELVVHRDDSGRSFSEHYFKGPLHIQLRDCLAFLKATVIHENVIKVSYQAEAIRFYNFPYEAVEEALSNAVYHKSYEIGNPIEV from the coding sequence ATGGCTTTACCCGTTAATATTGAAGATCTTTTACATGGACAGGTAGTGGAATGGGAACGTTTGGAATTTAAACGTGGGTGGAATCCGGAAGAGGTAATCCATACGATCTGTGCTTTTGCCAATGATCTCAATAATTGGGGCGGCGGATATATCGTTATTGGTATTGCTGAGCAAAACGGACAAGCTGTTTTTCCTGCAGAAGGAATTGATCCGCAACGAATAGATAGCATCCAAGGTGAAGTTTTATCGCTTGCTAACCAGCTTCAACCAAACTATTTTCCACGGATGCAGCCATATGTATTAAACGGACGGCACATACTCGTGCTATGGTGTCCAGCTGGTGATCATCGTCCTTACACAGCTCCAAGTACACAAGGCAAGGGTGCTCAACGCTATTCCTATATCCGTTATGGCTCACGGAGTATCATCGCCAAAGGAGAAAACCTGCAACGTTTAATTGAGCTGACCGCACGTATTCCTTTTGATGATCGTATTAACCGACAGGCCACAATAAATGATTTTGATTTGGGATTGATACAGGCGTTTTTGCAGGAAATAAAAAGCAACCTTTATGAGGAAAGCCAAAAAATGTCCCTAGCCGAATTGTCCAGGAGCATGCACATCGCCAAAGGAGCTAATGAAGATCTTTATCCTGTTAACGTTGGCTTATTATTTTTCAATCGTACACCCGAAAAGTTCTTTTCCCGCGCTTGGATTGAGCTGGTGGTTCATCGAGACGATAGCGGACGGTCATTTAGCGAGCATTATTTTAAAGGGCCATTACATATACAATTGCGTGATTGCCTTGCTTTCCTAAAAGCGACAGTCATCCATGAAAATGTAATCAAAGTATCTTATCAGGCCGAGGCTATCCGCTTTTATAACTTTCCTTATGAAGCTGTTGAAGAAGCACTATCTAATGCCGTATATCACAAGAGCTATGAAATCGGAAATCCAATTGAAGTATAG